A region of Deltaproteobacteria bacterium DNA encodes the following proteins:
- a CDS encoding type II toxin-antitoxin system HicB family antitoxin yields the protein MLFEYLQKALGKAEYKKLDDGTWFAEIPGFEGVWANAETVEECRRELWEVLEEWVLLKLKDGDPIPALEGIEIKIEKVAAG from the coding sequence ATGCTATTCGAGTATCTTCAAAAAGCATTAGGAAAAGCAGAATATAAAAAATTGGACGATGGGACATGGTTTGCAGAAATCCCGGGTTTCGAAGGCGTTTGGGCTAACGCTGAAACGGTTGAAGAATGTAGAAGGGAGCTTTGGGAAGTCTTGGAGGAATGGGTACTGCTGAAGTTAAAGGATGGAGATCCTATCCCAGCTTTAGAGGGCATAGAGATTAAGATTGAAAAGGTAGCTGCCGGTTGA
- a CDS encoding type II toxin-antitoxin system HicA family toxin codes for MPANISRKELIKKFKALGYKGPFSGGRHQFMVKGRKKIRIPNPHGKGDIHVSLVKEILRQAGITDEEWDKA; via the coding sequence ATGCCTGCTAATATTTCTCGAAAGGAACTAATCAAGAAATTTAAAGCCCTTGGATATAAGGGGCCATTTTCAGGAGGAAGGCATCAATTCATGGTCAAAGGTAGGAAGAAAATCCGCATCCCGAACCCACATGGAAAGGGAGATATTCATGTGAGCTTAGTCAAAGAAATTCTCAGACAAGCTGGGATAACTGACGAAGAATGGGATAAGGCATAA
- a CDS encoding type II toxin-antitoxin system HicB family antitoxin — translation MKIYKFSVVIEKDAEGYYAFCPELQGCYTQGDTYEEVLENIKDAIRLHVEDRQANGEEVPQLDSVSLTSLEVAV, via the coding sequence ATGAAGATTTACAAATTCTCTGTGGTCATTGAAAAAGATGCGGAGGGGTACTATGCGTTTTGCCCTGAGCTTCAGGGATGTTATACGCAGGGAGACACTTATGAGGAGGTTTTAGAAAACATAAAAGACGCAATCCGCCTTCATGTGGAGGATAGGCAGGCAAACGGTGAGGAGGTTCCTCAACTTGACTCTGTGAGCCTTACAAGCCTGGAAGTAGCAGTATGA
- a CDS encoding type II toxin-antitoxin system HicA family toxin, with product MSDKLPRVTAKEVIKVLEKIGFSLSRQSGSHRIYKNREGRRVTVPFHSGRIIHSKVLKSILRDANLTTEEFKRLME from the coding sequence ATGAGCGACAAGCTTCCAAGGGTTACTGCCAAGGAAGTAATTAAGGTGTTGGAAAAGATCGGCTTTTCACTTTCTCGGCAGAGTGGTAGTCACAGAATATATAAAAACAGGGAGGGGAGAAGAGTTACCGTACCATTCCATTCGGGAAGAATTATTCATTCAAAGGTCTTGAAAAGTATTCTTAGGGATGCCAATTTGACAACAGAGGAGTTCAAGAGGTTAATGGAATAA